Proteins co-encoded in one Prunus persica cultivar Lovell chromosome G6, Prunus_persica_NCBIv2, whole genome shotgun sequence genomic window:
- the LOC18773356 gene encoding uncharacterized protein LOC18773356, producing MRVCSGWRRFLIFLPLIFILPHFFSVKQLHYNSNVEDLPKKKQGNKSNHLVLGPAAGQGLRNRLQCQGIKALNQTHSSASSHVSSGVDDIAFVTVFTIYNSTVNGRADDQLSHLVTVGNASYTKVERSMAILNVFINFIQVSMPRSNVVILTDPESDLSMHRNGVTVHPIQGEYSRDQLMLQRIRSYITFLETKLEELSQKQGHNHHYIFTDSDIAVVDDLGYIFREYPNFHLALTFRNNKAQPLNSGFIAVRGTSDGILRAKIFLQEVLKVYGSRYMGASRMLGDQLALAWVVKSHPSFDAKKFTKALAFIEDIGDASVLFLPCALYNWTPPEGAGQFHGMPLDVKVVHFKGSRKRLMLESWNFYNSYSDISDMLCLILKSGRTKYDF from the exons ATGAGAGTGTGCAGCGGATGGCGTCGTTTCCTCATCTTTCTCCCTCTTATTTTCATTCTTCctcacttcttctccg TCAAGCAATTGCATTATAACTCTAATGTGGAAGATTTGCCCAAGAAGAAACAAGGCAACAAATCCAATCACTTGGTTCTTGGACCTGCTGCTGGTCAAGGCTTGAGAAATCGCCTCCAATGCCAAG GCATCAAAGCTCTCAACCAAACCCATTCTTCAGCCTCTTCCCATGTGTCCAGTGGGGTTGATGACATTGCCTTTGTCACTGTCTTCACCATATACAACTCCACTGTTAATGGGCGCGCCGACGATCAATTGTCACACTTGGTAACCGTTGGGAATGCTTCTTATACTAAAGTGGAGAGGTCAATGGCCATCTTGAATGTCTTCATTAACTTCATTCAG GTATCAATGCCCCGGAGCAATGTAGTCATTCTAACTGACCCAGAATCTGATCTTTCAATGCACAGAAATGGGGTCACTGTACATCCAATTCAAGGTGAATATTCACGTGACCAGTTGATGCTTCAAAGAATCAGGTCATACATT ACCTTCCTAGAAACAAAGCTGGAGGAGCTTTCTCAGAAGCAGGGGCATAATCATCATTATATATTCACTGACTCGGATATAGCTGTGGTTGATGATCTAGGATACATTTTTCGTGAGTACCCGAATTTTCATCTGGCACTCACATTCCGAAACAACAAAGCTCAACCTCTGAATTCAGGATTTATAGCAGTGAGGGGTACTTCAGATGGCATTTTAAG GGCGAAGATTTTTCTACAAGAAGTACTAAAAGTTTATGGATCAAGGTACATGGGAGCTTCTAGAATGCTTGGGGATCAGCTAGCTCTTGCCTGGGTGGTGAAGTCACACCCATCTTTTGATGCAAAGAAATTTACCAAAGCCCTAGCTTTCATAGAGGATATTGGCGATGCTTCAGTGTTGTTTTTACCCTGTGCTTTATACAATTGGACACCACCAGAGGGCGCAGGTCAATTTCATGGCATGCCCTTGGATGTTAAG GTTGTTCATTTCAAAGGATCAAGGAAACGCCTGATGCTCGAGTCTTGGAACTTCTACAATTCCTATTCTGACATTTCAGATATGTTGTGCCTGATACTAAAGAGTGGGAGAACAAAGTACGATTTCTGA
- the LOC18774813 gene encoding NDR1/HIN1-like protein 13, with protein sequence MADRVHPRDSPFHTETTPLSLSRPSPPDSEKPVPPPGTYVIQIPKDQVYRVPPPENASRYQSYTHRKTRRSSCHCCCCWFLGLLAAIVFLSAAAAGIFYLVVRPEAPNYSVESIAFKGFNLTTTSSPPSAISPEIHVTVRAQNPNKKIGIYYERESSVKLFYSDIKLCDGVLPAFYQPSKNVTEFRTALTGSGIELTSAVQKGLVDAQKQGKVPLELDLRAPVRIKVGPIKTWTITVKVACHLTVNKLTADANIVSRDCDYSVDPW encoded by the coding sequence ATGGCCGACCGAGTCCACCCGCGCGACTCGCCCTTTCACACCGAAACGACGCCGTTGTCCTTATCAAGGCCCTCACCGCCAGACTCCGAGAAGCCCGTCCCTCCGCCGGGCACCTACGTCATCCAGATCCCCAAAGATCAGGTCTACCGGGTCCCGCCGCCGGAGAATGCCAGCCGCTACCAGAGCTACACTCATCGGAAGACTCGCCGGAGCTCCTGccactgctgctgctgctggttCCTTGGCCTCCTCGCCGCCATCGTTTTCCTCTCCGCGGCCGCCGCCGGCATCTTCTACCTCGTCGTCCGCCCCGAGGCCCCCAACTACTCCGTTGAGAGCATCGCATTTAAAGGCTTCAACCTCACAACGACGTCGTCCCCGCCGTCCGCCATCTCGCCTGAGATCCACGTCACCGTCCGGGCCCAGAACCCTAACAAGAAGATCGGGATCTACtacgagagagagagctccGTCAAGCTCTTTTACTCCGACATCAAACTGTGTGACGGCGTTCTGCCAGCGTTTTACCAGCCGTCAAAGAACGTAACAGAGTTTCGAACGGCGTTAACTGGGTCCGGGATCGAGCTGACAAGCGCAGTGCAGAAGGGCTTAGTGGATGCACAGAAGCAAGGGAAGGTGCCGTTAGAGTTGGACCTGAGAGCGCCCGTTAGAATTAAAGTGGGGCCCATTAAGACGTGGACGATTACCGTAAAGGTTGCCTGTCACTTAACGGTCAATAAACTGACAGCAGACGCCAACATTGTGTCTAGGGACTGTGATTACAGCGTGGATCCTTGGTAG